A single Struthio camelus isolate bStrCam1 chromosome 8, bStrCam1.hap1, whole genome shotgun sequence DNA region contains:
- the C8H1orf52 gene encoding UPF0690 protein C1orf52 homolog isoform X1: protein MAAEGKDPLGYFAAYGSGSSSSSSDSEGDEAGGGERQAGGGGAAGAGGSPGRRPRLPPPDELFRRVSQPPAFLYNPLNKQIDWESRVLRAPEEPPREFKAWKSNAVPPPPELYSLPEKRLPPPPALDMAIKWSNMYEDNGDDAPRPGGRARFLPDEEQRGLEPEAYQKKGWNGPLQRSSSPSAHLGPGQPHLHRSWLLSASYQTKLHQEITLK, encoded by the exons atGGCGGCGGAGGGGAAGGACCCGCTGGGCTACTTCGCGGCCTACGGCAgcggcagctccagctccagctccgacTCGGAAGGCGacgaggccggcggcggggagcgccaggcggggggcggcggcgcggcgggggcggggggcagcccgggccgccgcccgcgcctgccgccgcccgACGAGCTCTTCCGGCGCGTGTCGCAGCCGCCCGCCTTCCTCTACAACCCGCTCAACAAGCAGATCGACTGGGAGAGCCGCGTCCTCCGCGCCCCCGAGGAG ccccccaggGAGTTCAAGGCCTGGAAGAGCaacgcggtgccgccgccgccggagctgTACAGCCTGCCCGAGAagaggctgccgccgccgcccgccctcgaCATGGCCATCAAGTGGTCCAACATGTACGAGGACAACGGGGACgacgcgccgcggcccggcgggcgggccCGCTTCCTGCCCGACGAGGAGCAGCGGGGCCTGGAGCCAG aagCTTACCAAAAAAAGGGCTGGAACGGGCCCTTGCAGCGGTCATCTAGCCCATCTGCCCACCTCGGGCCGGGCCAGCCGCACCTGCACCGTTCCTGGCTGCTGTCTGCCAGTTACCAAACAAAGCTTCACCAGGAGATAACACTGAAATGA
- the C8H1orf52 gene encoding UPF0690 protein C1orf52 homolog isoform X2, whose amino-acid sequence MAAEGKDPLGYFAAYGSGSSSSSSDSEGDEAGGGERQAGGGGAAGAGGSPGRRPRLPPPDELFRRVSQPPAFLYNPLNKQIDWESRVLRAPEEPPREFKAWKSNAVPPPPELYSLPEKRLPPPPALDMAIKWSNMYEDNGDDAPRPGGRARFLPDEEQRGLEPGKHKQTFQQINLLPSCSRMFCLPASLHDVPPKGLAVDVVS is encoded by the exons atGGCGGCGGAGGGGAAGGACCCGCTGGGCTACTTCGCGGCCTACGGCAgcggcagctccagctccagctccgacTCGGAAGGCGacgaggccggcggcggggagcgccaggcggggggcggcggcgcggcgggggcggggggcagcccgggccgccgcccgcgcctgccgccgcccgACGAGCTCTTCCGGCGCGTGTCGCAGCCGCCCGCCTTCCTCTACAACCCGCTCAACAAGCAGATCGACTGGGAGAGCCGCGTCCTCCGCGCCCCCGAGGAG ccccccaggGAGTTCAAGGCCTGGAAGAGCaacgcggtgccgccgccgccggagctgTACAGCCTGCCCGAGAagaggctgccgccgccgcccgccctcgaCATGGCCATCAAGTGGTCCAACATGTACGAGGACAACGGGGACgacgcgccgcggcccggcgggcgggccCGCTTCCTGCCCGACGAGGAGCAGCGGGGCCTGGAGCCAG GTAAGCATAAACAAACTTTCCAACAAATAAACCTCTTGCCAAGCTGCTCCCGGATGTTTTGCTTGCCTGCAAGCTTGCATGATGTACCTCCAAAGGGCTTAGCTGTG GATGTTGTCAGTTAA
- the C8H1orf52 gene encoding UPF0690 protein C1orf52 homolog isoform X4 has protein sequence MAAEGKDPLGYFAAYGSGSSSSSSDSEGDEAGGGERQAGGGGAAGAGGSPGRRPRLPPPDELFRRVSQPPAFLYNPLNKQIDWESRVLRAPEEPPREFKAWKSNAVPPPPELYSLPEKRLPPPPALDMAIKWSNMYEDNGDDAPRPGGRARFLPDEEQRGLEPGSPEV, from the exons atGGCGGCGGAGGGGAAGGACCCGCTGGGCTACTTCGCGGCCTACGGCAgcggcagctccagctccagctccgacTCGGAAGGCGacgaggccggcggcggggagcgccaggcggggggcggcggcgcggcgggggcggggggcagcccgggccgccgcccgcgcctgccgccgcccgACGAGCTCTTCCGGCGCGTGTCGCAGCCGCCCGCCTTCCTCTACAACCCGCTCAACAAGCAGATCGACTGGGAGAGCCGCGTCCTCCGCGCCCCCGAGGAG ccccccaggGAGTTCAAGGCCTGGAAGAGCaacgcggtgccgccgccgccggagctgTACAGCCTGCCCGAGAagaggctgccgccgccgcccgccctcgaCATGGCCATCAAGTGGTCCAACATGTACGAGGACAACGGGGACgacgcgccgcggcccggcgggcgggccCGCTTCCTGCCCGACGAGGAGCAGCGGGGCCTGGAGCCAG ggtctcCGGAAGTTTAA
- the C8H1orf52 gene encoding UPF0690 protein C1orf52 homolog isoform X3, with protein MAAEGKDPLGYFAAYGSGSSSSSSDSEGDEAGGGERQAGGGGAAGAGGSPGRRPRLPPPDELFRRVSQPPAFLYNPLNKQIDWESRVLRAPEEPPREFKAWKSNAVPPPPELYSLPEKRLPPPPALDMAIKWSNMYEDNGDDAPRPGGRARFLPDEEQRGLEPDDEKDDEPASAKKRKLDSGEQTKRKKL; from the exons atGGCGGCGGAGGGGAAGGACCCGCTGGGCTACTTCGCGGCCTACGGCAgcggcagctccagctccagctccgacTCGGAAGGCGacgaggccggcggcggggagcgccaggcggggggcggcggcgcggcgggggcggggggcagcccgggccgccgcccgcgcctgccgccgcccgACGAGCTCTTCCGGCGCGTGTCGCAGCCGCCCGCCTTCCTCTACAACCCGCTCAACAAGCAGATCGACTGGGAGAGCCGCGTCCTCCGCGCCCCCGAGGAG ccccccaggGAGTTCAAGGCCTGGAAGAGCaacgcggtgccgccgccgccggagctgTACAGCCTGCCCGAGAagaggctgccgccgccgcccgccctcgaCATGGCCATCAAGTGGTCCAACATGTACGAGGACAACGGGGACgacgcgccgcggcccggcgggcgggccCGCTTCCTGCCCGACGAGGAGCAGCGGGGCCTGGAGCCAG atgatgaaaaagaTGATGAACCAGCTTCTGCTAAGAAACGTAAACTAGACTCTGGGGAGcagacaaagaggaagaagttATAA